A genome region from Hymenobacter tibetensis includes the following:
- a CDS encoding ribonucleoside-diphosphate reductase small subunit gives MEPLLIENPNRFVLFPIQNNDVWQMYKKAEASFWTAEEIDLSQDQKDWDNLNDNERHFISHVLAFFAASDGIVNENLAVNFMQEVQMPEARCFYGFQIMMENIHSETYSLLIDTYIKNVQEKDRLFNALETVPCVKKKGEWALTWINSEDFAERIIAFAAVEGIFFSGSFCSIFWLKKRGLMPGLTFSNELISRDEGLHCDFACLLYSYLQNKLPQERVHSIIRDAVTIEQEFVTDALPVNLIGMNANSMSQYIEFVADRLLESLGYSKIYNATNPFDFMEMISLQGKTNFFEKRVAEYQKAGVMSERTENAFSLDEDF, from the coding sequence ATGGAACCTCTGCTCATTGAGAATCCCAACCGCTTCGTCTTGTTTCCCATCCAGAACAACGACGTGTGGCAGATGTACAAGAAAGCCGAAGCCTCGTTTTGGACGGCTGAGGAAATAGATCTAAGCCAGGACCAGAAAGACTGGGACAACCTCAACGACAACGAACGGCACTTTATCAGCCACGTGCTGGCTTTCTTCGCGGCCTCTGACGGTATCGTGAACGAAAACTTGGCTGTCAACTTCATGCAGGAAGTGCAGATGCCTGAGGCCCGCTGCTTTTATGGCTTCCAGATTATGATGGAAAACATTCACAGCGAAACGTACTCGCTGCTGATTGACACCTACATCAAAAACGTGCAGGAGAAAGACCGTCTCTTCAACGCTCTGGAAACTGTGCCGTGCGTGAAGAAGAAGGGCGAGTGGGCCCTGACGTGGATCAACTCCGAAGACTTCGCCGAGCGAATTATTGCGTTTGCAGCGGTGGAAGGTATTTTCTTCTCGGGTTCGTTTTGCTCTATCTTCTGGTTGAAGAAGCGCGGCTTGATGCCGGGTCTAACGTTCTCCAACGAACTAATTAGCCGCGACGAAGGACTGCACTGCGACTTCGCTTGCCTGCTCTACAGCTACCTCCAAAACAAACTGCCCCAGGAGCGGGTGCACAGCATCATCCGCGACGCCGTGACCATCGAGCAGGAGTTTGTGACGGATGCCCTGCCCGTGAATTTGATTGGCATGAACGCCAACAGCATGTCGCAGTACATCGAATTTGTCGCCGACCGGTTGTTGGAATCGTTGGGTTACAGCAAGATCTACAATGCCACCAACCCATTCGACTTCATGGAAATGATTTCGTTGCAAGGCAAAACCAACTTCTTCGAGAAGCGGGTGGCTGAATACCAGAAGGCCGGGGTGATGAGCGAGCGGACTGAAAATGCTTTCTCTCTAGACGAAGATTTTTAA
- a CDS encoding metallophosphoesterase family protein — protein sequence MSFSTLLGRRWIGGAAMLALLSSCELLEFNPNAHNGSGDQTDLTAKNLARLAANPLPPGDTLRFVFTGDSQRFYEYNERLVASVNQQPGISLLVVAGDISDFGMAREMRLVAERLNKLKVPYLTVIGNHDQVGNGREAYQHVFGPLNYSFVYGETKFTFIDTNSREYNFNGRIPDVPWLQQQVSNLQGAKRQVVMSHVPPQDDDFDKQLTPAYTRALATAPKMVFELNGHRHSYSIGQPFNDGVTYINSHAFERDQYVILTVWNDANDQPKFRLKTVTF from the coding sequence ATGTCCTTTTCTACTTTGTTGGGCCGGCGCTGGATAGGCGGCGCGGCCATGCTGGCGCTCCTAAGCAGTTGCGAGCTATTGGAGTTCAACCCAAATGCCCACAACGGCTCCGGCGACCAAACCGACCTTACGGCCAAAAACCTCGCCCGCCTGGCTGCCAATCCGCTGCCGCCCGGCGACACGCTCCGGTTTGTGTTCACCGGCGACTCGCAGCGCTTCTATGAGTACAATGAGCGGCTGGTGGCAAGCGTGAACCAGCAGCCCGGTATTTCGCTACTAGTCGTAGCCGGCGACATTTCGGACTTCGGGATGGCTCGCGAAATGCGGCTGGTGGCCGAGCGCCTCAACAAGCTTAAGGTTCCGTACCTCACCGTCATCGGCAACCACGACCAGGTGGGCAATGGGCGGGAAGCATACCAGCACGTATTCGGGCCGTTGAACTACTCGTTTGTGTATGGCGAAACCAAGTTCACGTTCATCGACACCAATAGCCGCGAGTACAACTTCAACGGCCGCATACCCGACGTGCCCTGGCTACAACAGCAAGTGAGCAACTTGCAAGGGGCCAAACGGCAGGTGGTGATGTCGCACGTACCGCCTCAGGATGATGATTTCGATAAGCAACTGACACCAGCCTACACTCGGGCGCTGGCTACGGCCCCCAAAATGGTCTTCGAGCTGAACGGGCACCGGCATTCCTACAGCATCGGCCAGCCCTTCAACGATGGCGTGACGTACATCAATTCGCATGCTTTCGAGCGCGACCAATATGTAATTCTGACTGTCTGGAACGACGCCAACGACCAGCCTAAGTTTCGCCTCAAAACCGTGACGTTCTGA
- a CDS encoding DUF6624 domain-containing protein, which yields MRIYLAVLSLGLALFHEDSLFAQNAEISSVTQTDGSLKKQLEEVFSIHQRLRAQRDSIEAAADPNSPQIKKIHQQIKEADARHLALVESVLTKQGWPTKKQVGHFGGLAAFVTIQQADIAVQEKYLPMIRQATLQGDLSPMGYVYMQDNILVAKGKPQMFGTKTRINSTTKKQEFAPIEDKAHVDERRAAFGLGPLADYAKRLGISYQ from the coding sequence ATGAGAATATATCTTGCGGTACTTAGCCTTGGCTTAGCCTTATTCCACGAGGATAGCCTCTTCGCACAAAACGCTGAGATTAGTTCAGTAACACAAACCGATGGGTCGTTAAAGAAACAGTTGGAAGAAGTGTTTTCCATCCACCAACGCCTGCGTGCTCAACGAGATTCTATTGAAGCGGCAGCAGATCCTAATTCGCCACAAATCAAGAAGATCCATCAACAAATCAAGGAAGCTGATGCTCGCCACTTGGCTCTGGTTGAATCTGTACTAACCAAGCAAGGTTGGCCAACTAAAAAACAGGTGGGGCATTTCGGAGGTTTGGCGGCATTCGTCACTATTCAACAGGCCGATATAGCTGTTCAGGAGAAATACTTGCCGATGATCAGACAGGCCACTCTACAAGGCGATTTGTCGCCTATGGGATACGTATATATGCAAGACAATATATTGGTCGCAAAGGGTAAGCCGCAGATGTTTGGCACAAAAACCCGCATTAATTCAACTACAAAAAAGCAAGAGTTTGCTCCAATTGAAGATAAAGCACACGTGGACGAACGGCGTGCAGCATTTGGGTTGGGCCCTTTAGCCGATTACGCTAAGCGTCTTGGTATCAGCTATCAGTAA
- the radA gene encoding DNA repair protein RadA produces the protein MAKLKTLYFCQNCGAQSAKWIGRCPSCGEWNTYVEEVIQKDEPTAATAWKANTSVGGTSKAARPRVISEILFEEEPRMLTQDGELDRVLGGGLVPGSLVLIGGEPGIGKSTLMLQIAMTLRQLKVLYVSGEESEQQIKMRAERLGEQHPGCYILTETNTQNIFKQIDQLQPNVVIVDSIQTLHSGLVESGAGSVSQVRECTQELLKYAKETGVPVLLIGHITKDGSIAGPKILEHMVDTVLQFEGDRHLSYRILRTIKNRFGSTSELGIYEMQGTGLRQVSNPSEILLSQRTESLSGMAIGATLEGNRPLLVEVQALVTPATYGTPQRSSTGFDAKRLNMLLAVLEKRSGLRLGQHDVFLNIAGGLRLDDPALDLAVCAAVVSSLNDLPIRSEMCLAAEVGLSGEIRAVSRLDQRLSEAEKLGFAEMYISQFNARGLDLSRYGIRVQPASRLDEVLEGLFA, from the coding sequence ATGGCCAAGCTCAAGACCTTATACTTCTGTCAAAACTGCGGTGCTCAATCAGCCAAATGGATTGGCCGCTGCCCTAGTTGCGGCGAATGGAACACCTACGTCGAGGAAGTTATTCAGAAAGACGAACCCACAGCGGCTACTGCCTGGAAAGCCAACACCAGTGTGGGGGGCACCAGCAAAGCAGCCCGGCCGCGCGTCATTTCCGAAATTCTGTTTGAAGAAGAGCCCCGTATGCTCACCCAGGATGGGGAACTGGACCGGGTGCTCGGCGGCGGGCTCGTACCGGGTTCTTTGGTGCTGATTGGGGGAGAGCCGGGTATCGGTAAAAGCACGCTCATGCTCCAGATTGCCATGACCCTGCGCCAGCTCAAGGTGTTGTATGTGTCGGGCGAGGAAAGCGAGCAGCAAATCAAGATGCGGGCTGAGCGGCTCGGCGAGCAACACCCCGGCTGCTACATCCTCACTGAAACCAACACCCAGAACATTTTCAAACAAATCGACCAGCTCCAACCCAATGTGGTTATCGTCGATTCCATCCAGACCTTGCACTCTGGGCTCGTGGAAAGCGGAGCGGGTTCGGTGAGCCAGGTGCGCGAATGCACGCAGGAGCTACTTAAGTACGCCAAGGAAACTGGGGTGCCGGTGCTGCTCATCGGCCACATCACCAAGGATGGCTCTATTGCTGGCCCTAAAATTCTGGAGCACATGGTGGATACAGTGCTGCAGTTTGAAGGCGACCGGCACCTAAGCTACCGTATTCTGCGCACCATCAAGAACCGCTTCGGTTCCACCTCCGAACTGGGCATCTATGAGATGCAGGGCACTGGTTTGCGGCAAGTCAGCAACCCGAGTGAAATCCTGCTCAGCCAACGCACCGAGAGCTTAAGTGGCATGGCCATTGGTGCCACTCTGGAAGGCAACCGGCCGCTGTTAGTGGAAGTGCAGGCCCTCGTAACGCCCGCCACCTATGGCACACCCCAGCGAAGCTCCACTGGCTTCGACGCCAAACGCTTGAACATGCTGCTGGCGGTGCTGGAAAAGCGTAGTGGCCTGCGCCTAGGACAGCACGATGTATTTCTAAACATTGCCGGTGGTTTGCGGCTTGATGATCCAGCACTCGACCTAGCGGTGTGCGCTGCAGTGGTAAGTAGCCTCAACGACTTACCTATCCGGAGCGAAATGTGCTTGGCTGCTGAAGTCGGGCTAAGTGGAGAAATCCGGGCTGTAAGCAGGCTAGATCAGCGGTTAAGTGAGGCAGAAAAGCTGGGATTTGCAGAAATGTATATTTCCCAATTTAATGCCCGAGGCCTCGATTTATCCCGCTACGGGATTCGAGTACAGCCAGCTAGCCGTTTGGATGAAGTATTAGAGGGTTTGTTTGCATAA
- a CDS encoding TlpA family protein disulfide reductase gives MPNAIRFIKGGLLVAGLTVLSFGTQAQGTVTLTGKVTGRTSDTVAVSVRENPLDPKEQITYARLNDKGEFQMALKLDGPARADLVHGEDVTDLFLEPGDAMDIRFKGSDMASSVRFKGKGSEANTYLTDVDEQFIENDGFQVLPENIMLYEPGFLSFLDYRRKQEKKFLTHAIEDNHFSEAFKRYAQAEIDYSYANDRLTFQDLREQVVATESRLKVSPTYYDFLNDKNLINSEDAIKSEAYQEFLLNYVHHVATTSGKLRTYPDFYQVCYDIAKTQLKGVVRPVIMGRVLQESFRFGHVKQSAAMLADFKTIDTNNRYFPVLQQDFETHKAFAIGSPAPDFKLVSATGDTVRLRDLRGKLVYLNFWRTTSGLCLRDVPYAADLARKFEGKNIVFINIALDDNEGAWKQLVVGKKMPGIQVHQNGGTRAPIARAYALEDVPAYFLLAEDGTFLNTKPKRLSSRAAVDEIKESFGKASTYTSLMPSEATAK, from the coding sequence ATGCCAAACGCTATTCGCTTTATAAAAGGGGGCCTTCTGGTAGCCGGCCTCACCGTCTTATCCTTCGGTACTCAGGCACAAGGTACCGTTACACTTACGGGTAAGGTAACAGGTCGTACCTCGGATACAGTAGCAGTATCGGTGCGCGAAAACCCGCTAGACCCCAAAGAGCAGATTACATACGCGCGTCTCAACGATAAAGGCGAGTTTCAGATGGCGCTCAAGCTGGATGGCCCAGCTCGTGCCGACCTCGTACACGGTGAAGACGTAACAGACCTCTTCTTGGAGCCCGGCGACGCCATGGATATCCGCTTCAAGGGCAGTGATATGGCCAGCAGTGTCCGCTTTAAAGGCAAGGGCTCAGAGGCTAACACGTACTTAACTGACGTAGACGAGCAGTTCATAGAAAACGATGGTTTTCAGGTGCTGCCCGAAAACATTATGCTCTATGAGCCTGGCTTCCTTTCCTTCCTGGACTATCGGCGCAAGCAAGAGAAGAAGTTTCTGACGCATGCTATTGAAGACAACCACTTCAGTGAAGCGTTCAAGCGGTATGCCCAAGCTGAAATTGATTACAGCTACGCCAACGACCGACTGACTTTCCAGGATTTGCGGGAGCAAGTGGTAGCCACTGAAAGCCGGTTGAAAGTATCGCCTACGTATTATGATTTCCTCAACGATAAGAACCTTATCAACAGCGAGGATGCCATCAAGAGCGAGGCATACCAGGAGTTTCTGCTGAACTATGTGCACCACGTAGCCACCACCAGCGGCAAGCTGCGCACCTACCCCGACTTCTACCAGGTTTGCTACGACATTGCCAAAACTCAGCTCAAAGGCGTGGTGCGGCCCGTCATCATGGGCCGTGTGTTGCAGGAGTCGTTCCGGTTCGGGCACGTAAAGCAGTCAGCGGCCATGCTAGCCGACTTCAAAACGATTGATACCAACAACCGGTATTTCCCTGTGCTTCAGCAGGACTTTGAAACGCATAAAGCTTTTGCTATCGGCTCGCCAGCACCAGACTTCAAGTTGGTTTCAGCTACCGGCGACACAGTGCGCCTACGTGACCTGCGGGGCAAATTGGTGTATCTGAACTTCTGGCGTACTACCAGCGGCCTTTGCTTGCGCGACGTGCCTTATGCCGCCGACTTAGCCCGCAAGTTTGAAGGCAAGAATATCGTGTTCATCAACATCGCGCTTGATGACAACGAAGGCGCCTGGAAACAGTTAGTAGTTGGCAAAAAGATGCCTGGCATACAGGTACACCAGAACGGTGGCACGCGTGCACCCATAGCTCGGGCCTATGCTTTAGAAGACGTGCCGGCGTACTTTCTATTGGCCGAAGACGGCACTTTCCTCAATACCAAGCCCAAGCGCCTAAGCAGCCGCGCTGCCGTTGACGAAATAAAAGAGTCATTTGGTAAGGCCAGCACTTACACCAGTCTAATGCCTTCGGAAGCCACGGCCAAGTAG
- the rplU gene encoding 50S ribosomal protein L21: protein MYAIVNIAGKQTKVEANKFVYAHRLAGNVGDTVELGKALLTDDNGTLSIGSPLLDVAVTGTILAHVKGDKVLVFKKKRRKGYKKLNGHRQQFTKVMINSIG from the coding sequence ATGTACGCAATTGTCAATATAGCCGGGAAGCAGACGAAAGTCGAAGCCAATAAATTTGTATACGCCCACCGCTTGGCTGGCAATGTTGGCGATACCGTAGAATTGGGCAAAGCCCTCCTCACCGACGACAACGGAACCCTGAGCATTGGCTCGCCCCTGTTGGACGTAGCCGTGACGGGTACCATCCTCGCCCACGTAAAAGGCGACAAAGTACTTGTATTCAAGAAGAAGCGCCGCAAGGGCTATAAGAAGCTGAACGGTCACCGTCAGCAGTTCACCAAAGTAATGATCAACAGCATCGGGTAA
- a CDS encoding sensor histidine kinase, with product MPTPLTTADFTSVPLLADLPTETLDWLIAHGERREFAAGQTIQQPGDPAEQMVVVLEGGVQFYTLHNGNREPIFRVEAGQISGVLPYSRLRTIKGLSVATGPTVVFTLHRDLFPELERESPELVQRLVGLMSDRARNEARGQARDEKLRALGKLSAGLAHELNNPAAAIVRAAEALATRLHEAPTQFGDLLCHCPEPAALAALTTLAATAPPAGPPLSGLARADREDELVDWLETQDVADAYSLATGLLDAGLAPPQLEAATLALPALARPAALTWLSTQLTMLRLIQDVQEAGGRISTLVGNVKTYSHMDRSGGFAPLDVHAGLESTINMMSFQMREKNIRLVRDYAPTLPLVNGLVSNLNQVWTNLLDNAIDALPPGGEITLRTRLEGEFIRVFVIDNGPGIAPDILPRILDPFFTTKAAGEGTGLGLDIALRTLENHGGKLEVESAPGHTVFCAWLPTGRTVE from the coding sequence ATGCCTACTCCGCTAACTACTGCCGATTTCACTTCCGTGCCGCTCCTCGCCGACTTGCCCACCGAAACGCTGGACTGGTTGATAGCGCATGGGGAACGGCGCGAGTTTGCGGCCGGCCAAACCATTCAGCAACCCGGTGACCCGGCCGAACAAATGGTGGTGGTGCTGGAAGGCGGGGTTCAGTTCTACACCTTGCACAACGGCAACCGCGAACCAATATTTCGGGTGGAAGCAGGCCAGATCAGTGGCGTACTACCCTACTCCCGCCTACGCACCATCAAGGGGCTCAGTGTGGCAACGGGCCCCACCGTGGTATTCACCTTGCACCGCGACCTGTTCCCTGAATTAGAGCGAGAAAGCCCCGAGTTGGTGCAGCGGTTGGTGGGTTTGATGAGCGACCGGGCCCGCAACGAAGCCCGCGGCCAAGCCCGCGACGAAAAGCTACGGGCGCTGGGCAAGCTTTCGGCCGGGTTGGCGCACGAGCTTAATAACCCGGCCGCGGCCATTGTGCGTGCCGCCGAAGCCCTGGCCACCCGGTTGCACGAGGCGCCCACGCAGTTCGGCGACTTGCTTTGCCACTGCCCCGAGCCCGCGGCCCTTGCGGCCCTCACCACCCTGGCCGCCACTGCTCCGCCTGCCGGGCCGCCCTTGTCTGGCCTGGCCCGCGCCGACCGCGAAGACGAGTTGGTGGACTGGCTGGAAACGCAGGACGTAGCTGATGCCTATTCGCTGGCTACGGGCCTGCTGGATGCCGGCCTGGCGCCTCCTCAGCTGGAAGCGGCCACGCTGGCCTTGCCCGCGCTAGCTCGGCCAGCAGCTCTCACCTGGCTTTCCACCCAACTCACTATGCTACGGCTGATTCAGGACGTACAGGAAGCTGGAGGCCGCATTAGCACGCTGGTTGGCAACGTGAAAACCTACTCCCACATGGACCGCTCCGGCGGCTTTGCCCCGCTTGATGTGCACGCCGGCCTGGAAAGCACCATCAACATGATGAGCTTCCAGATGCGCGAGAAAAACATCCGCTTGGTGCGCGACTACGCTCCCACTCTGCCGCTAGTAAATGGGCTGGTAAGCAACCTCAATCAGGTATGGACCAATTTGCTCGATAACGCCATTGATGCGCTGCCACCGGGCGGCGAAATCACGTTGCGCACCCGCCTCGAAGGAGAGTTCATCCGGGTGTTCGTAATCGACAATGGGCCCGGCATTGCCCCCGACATCCTACCCCGCATCCTGGATCCTTTCTTTACCACGAAGGCTGCTGGCGAAGGCACGGGACTCGGCCTCGATATTGCCTTGCGCACCCTCGAGAACCACGGCGGCAAGCTGGAAGTAGAGTCTGCGCCCGGCCATACCGTGTTCTGCGCGTGGTTGCCTACCGGGAGAACCGTTGAGTGA
- a CDS encoding FAD-dependent oxidoreductase: MAKKPIILAVDDDTQVLNAVDRDLRSEFRRDYRILRASSGQEALDTLRELRAREEPLALILADQRMPGMEGVELLSESRAIFPDAKRVLLTAYADTEAAIRAINNARLDHYLMKPWDPPQQLLYPTLHDLLAAWQSEYSPKFTGLRLIGFQWSPLSHELKDFLSGYMVGFQWLDFETSVEAQELLAAKGLTAADLPVVIYEDGVAMTRPAKTDLAQHMGLTITAKQELYDVVVIGAGPSGLAAAVYGASEGLRTLIIERQTFGGQAGTSSRIENYLGFPTGLSGAELAHRAWAQAVRLGAEILAPQEVVDLCVQDGYKVLTLTDGSKVRTRAVVLTTGVSYRTLDVPGMDRLSGAGVYYGAARTEARSCDQQDVYIVGGGNSAGQAAMYLATYARRVFIVIRGKSLAASMSAYLIEQIGDTPNIEILPFTEIAEVCGKDHLEEVVLKTNGQFEKRPARALFVFIGAKPSTEWVCNTIICDNKGFVLTGRDLVTDPRYAASWKHNREPYLLETCVPGVFSAGDSRSGAMARVASAVGEGSMAIKFVHQYLDE; the protein is encoded by the coding sequence ATGGCCAAAAAACCTATTATTCTAGCCGTCGATGATGATACCCAGGTGTTGAACGCGGTGGACCGGGATTTGCGCAGCGAATTCCGGCGCGACTACCGCATTCTGCGGGCCAGTTCGGGCCAGGAAGCCCTGGACACGCTGCGGGAGCTACGAGCCCGGGAAGAGCCCTTGGCCCTGATTCTGGCCGACCAGCGGATGCCCGGCATGGAAGGCGTAGAGCTACTGTCGGAGTCGCGCGCTATTTTTCCGGATGCTAAGCGTGTACTGCTCACGGCCTATGCCGACACCGAGGCGGCCATCCGAGCCATCAACAATGCCCGCCTCGACCACTACCTGATGAAGCCCTGGGACCCACCCCAGCAGCTGCTCTATCCTACTCTCCACGATTTGCTGGCTGCGTGGCAGAGCGAGTATTCACCTAAATTCACTGGCTTGCGGCTGATCGGCTTTCAATGGTCGCCGCTCTCACACGAACTCAAGGACTTCCTGAGTGGCTACATGGTGGGGTTTCAGTGGTTGGATTTTGAAACCAGCGTGGAGGCGCAAGAACTACTGGCGGCCAAGGGCCTGACGGCGGCTGATTTGCCGGTGGTGATTTACGAAGACGGAGTTGCCATGACCCGCCCCGCCAAAACCGACCTGGCGCAGCACATGGGTCTCACTATCACGGCCAAGCAAGAGCTCTATGATGTGGTAGTGATTGGGGCTGGTCCTTCGGGACTAGCAGCGGCCGTGTACGGCGCTTCGGAAGGCCTCCGAACCCTCATCATCGAGCGCCAAACCTTTGGAGGCCAAGCCGGAACCAGCTCCCGCATCGAAAACTACCTGGGCTTTCCAACGGGCCTCAGCGGCGCCGAGCTGGCGCACCGCGCCTGGGCCCAGGCCGTGCGCCTCGGCGCCGAAATTCTAGCGCCTCAAGAAGTGGTAGACCTCTGCGTGCAAGACGGCTACAAAGTTTTGACTCTCACCGACGGCAGCAAAGTGCGCACCCGGGCAGTGGTGCTAACCACCGGGGTCAGCTACCGCACCCTCGACGTCCCGGGCATGGACCGGCTCAGTGGTGCGGGCGTGTACTACGGGGCCGCCCGTACCGAGGCCCGCTCCTGCGACCAGCAGGATGTGTACATCGTGGGGGGCGGCAACTCGGCGGGACAGGCCGCTATGTACTTGGCCACGTATGCCCGTCGGGTGTTCATCGTTATTCGGGGCAAGTCGTTGGCGGCTTCTATGTCGGCTTACTTGATCGAGCAGATCGGCGACACGCCCAACATCGAGATTCTGCCGTTCACGGAAATAGCAGAAGTGTGTGGCAAAGACCACTTGGAAGAAGTGGTGTTGAAAACCAACGGCCAGTTCGAGAAGCGGCCGGCCCGGGCGTTGTTTGTATTCATCGGGGCCAAACCCAGCACTGAGTGGGTATGCAACACCATCATCTGCGACAACAAAGGCTTCGTGCTCACCGGCCGCGACCTAGTAACGGACCCACGCTACGCAGCATCCTGGAAGCACAACCGGGAGCCGTACCTACTTGAAACCTGCGTGCCCGGCGTCTTCTCCGCCGGCGACAGCCGCTCGGGCGCTATGGCGCGGGTGGCCTCCGCCGTTGGGGAGGGCTCTATGGCTATCAAGTTTGTCCATCAATATCTAGACGAATAA
- a CDS encoding cyclase family protein translates to MFATYPHQHHTYSFNPGAPFDISLPLAPGEQQVNCFWAEPVQFDVIRVGNFVGSVAEGGSTNYKRVHITPHGNGTHTECYGHISPDPAATLNRCLRRFLFVARLVSVQPRPQPNGDQVVLLADVQRELENGPDAGVQPEALILRTLPNHKAKRTRHYSGTNTTYLEPALAQYVAAAHIEHLLLDLPSVDREEDGGELLAHHAFWQYPHATRERATITELIFVPDELEDGLYLLNLQVTSLELDASPSKPVLYQLHR, encoded by the coding sequence ATGTTTGCTACCTACCCGCATCAACACCACACCTACTCTTTCAACCCAGGAGCGCCTTTTGACATCTCACTGCCACTAGCGCCCGGCGAACAACAAGTGAACTGCTTCTGGGCCGAACCAGTTCAGTTTGACGTGATTCGGGTTGGAAACTTTGTAGGGAGCGTAGCCGAAGGTGGTAGCACCAACTATAAGCGCGTACACATCACCCCACACGGCAATGGTACTCATACCGAGTGCTACGGCCATATCTCCCCGGACCCTGCTGCTACCCTTAACCGGTGCTTGCGCCGTTTCTTGTTTGTGGCCCGGTTGGTGTCGGTGCAGCCTCGTCCCCAGCCCAACGGCGACCAGGTAGTACTGCTAGCAGACGTGCAGCGCGAACTAGAAAATGGGCCGGACGCTGGCGTTCAACCAGAGGCGCTGATTCTGCGCACGTTGCCTAACCACAAAGCAAAGCGTACCCGCCACTACTCGGGTACCAACACAACCTACCTGGAGCCGGCTTTGGCACAGTACGTGGCAGCAGCCCACATAGAACACCTACTCCTCGACCTACCAAGTGTGGACCGCGAAGAAGATGGAGGAGAGCTGCTGGCGCACCATGCGTTCTGGCAGTACCCGCACGCTACCCGCGAACGAGCCACTATCACCGAGCTGATTTTCGTGCCCGACGAACTGGAAGACGGATTGTACTTGCTCAACCTGCAGGTAACCAGCTTGGAGCTAGACGCCAGCCCCAGCAAACCCGTGCTGTATCAGCTGCACCGATAG
- the rpmA gene encoding 50S ribosomal protein L27 → MAHKKGVGSSNNGRESHSKRLGVKIFGGQSIIAGNIIVRQRGTKHHPGQNVGIGKDHTLFAMIDGTVQFRKGRQDRSFVTIVPNTEAALVAVAAE, encoded by the coding sequence ATGGCACACAAGAAAGGCGTAGGTAGCTCCAACAACGGTCGTGAATCGCATTCCAAGCGTCTCGGCGTGAAAATCTTCGGTGGTCAGTCCATCATCGCTGGCAACATTATCGTGCGTCAGCGTGGTACCAAGCATCACCCCGGTCAGAACGTAGGTATCGGCAAAGACCACACCTTGTTCGCTATGATCGATGGCACGGTACAATTCCGCAAGGGCCGTCAGGATCGTTCGTTCGTAACGATTGTGCCTAACACGGAAGCTGCTCTAGTAGCAGTAGCCGCCGAGTAG